Proteins encoded within one genomic window of Vidua macroura isolate BioBank_ID:100142 chromosome 34, ASM2450914v1, whole genome shotgun sequence:
- the LOC128821097 gene encoding keratin, type II cytoskeletal 5-like, giving the protein MKPSPDPRGIKGAPLFPFLRDLQSLSGCAGPFSAATMNRTLSMRAGGGGRSYSAASAIIPSSNRAGFSSVSVARSGGGGGGFGRLIGGGGGGSSGGGGGFGSRSLYNLGGSKRISIGVGSSFRAAFGSGAGLGGGGGVGGCGLGSGGAGGGLGLGLGGGGGGFGFGGGAGGLGYGGGLGGSGGFGFGGLGGLGGFPAALGGGRNPTGFSGGPSGVGTIQEVTVNQSLLAPLNLEIDPNIQQVRKDEKEQIKTLNNKFASFIDKVRFLEQQNKVLETKWTLLQEQGQKNNSGKSNLDPLFEAYINNLRRQLANLLNERGRMDGELKSMQDLVEDFKNKYEEEINRRTAAENEFVVLKKDVDAAYMNKVELEAKVDALSDELNFLRALYEAELAQLSAQVSDTAVILSMDNNRELDLSSIIAEVKAQYEDIANRSRAEAEAWYQTKFEELQATAGKHGDDLRNTKGEISELNRLIQRIRSEIENTRNQCATLQTAIGDSEERGEMALKDAKAKMIDLEDALQKAKADMARQLREYQELMNVKLALDIEIATYRKLLEGEESRLSGEGLNPISYSVISSSSGIAGGAGLGGGFGGLSLSGGGSGSGFGLGGGGGSSFGLGGGVGNGFGLGGGGGSSFSLGAGGGGGGGGSYSFGSGGGLGLGAGGGLGGGFGGGSGLGTAGSYSHAGGGSSTLSTSGGNFSSGSAKVNPGVKIVSKTSSSKKSIKSQSLKNATEPE; this is encoded by the exons ATGAAACCAAGCCCAGATCCCCGGGGGATAAAAGGGGCACCCCTATTCCCTTTCCTCAGAGATCTGCAGAGTCTctctggctgtgcagggcccTTCTCTGCTGCCACGATGAACCGGACGCTCAGCATGAGGGCAGGAGGTGGAGGCCGATCCTACAGCGCTGCCTCGGCCATAATTCCAAGCAGCAACAGGGCTGGCTTTAGCTCTGTGTCTGTGGCACGatcaggaggaggaggaggtggcttTGGGAGGCTCATTGGAGGAGGTGGTGGCGGCAGTTCTGGTGGTGGTGGAGGTTTTGGCAGCAGGAGCCTCTACAACCTTGGTGGTAGCAAGAGGATTTCCATCGGGGTTGGAAGCAGCTTCCGAGCTGCTTTTGGAAGTGGAGCTGGCCTGGGAGGTGGCGGCGGAGTGGGTGGCTGTGGGCTTGGCAGTGGTGGAGCTGGTGGTGGGCTTGGGCTGGGGCTTGGTGGTGGAGGTGGCGGATTTGGCTTTGGTGGAGGTGCTGGTGGGCTTGGCTATGGTGGTGGTCTTGGAGGTAGTGGAGGGTTTGGCTTTGGTGGACTGGGGGGGCTGGGAGGATTCCCTGCGGCGCTGGGTGGTGGCAGGAACCCCACGGGATTTTCTGGTGGCCCGTCTGGAGTGGGTACAATCCAAGAAGTGACCGTAAACCAGAGTCTTCTGGCACCGCTGAACCTGGAGATAGATCCAAACATCCAACAGGTGCGGAAAGATGAGAAGGAGCAAATCAAGACCCTCAACAACAAATTTGCTTCTTTCATCGACAAG GTTCgcttcctggagcagcagaacaaGGTGCTGGAGACCAAATGGACccttctgcaggagcagggccagaaAAACAATTCTGGCAAGAGCAACCTGGACCCGCTGTTCGAGGCCTACATCAACAACCTGCGGCGGCAGTTGGCCAACCTGCTCAACGAGCGGGGACGCATGGATGGGGAGCTGAAGAGCATGCAGGACCTCGTGGAGGACTTCAAAAACAA GTATGAAGAGGAAATCAACCGGcgcacagcagcagagaacgAATTTGTGGTGCTCAAGAAG GACGTGGATGCTGCTTACATGAACAAGGTGGAGCTGGAGGCCAAGGTGGATGCCCTGAGTGATGAACTCAACTTCCTTCGAGCCCTCTACGAGGCG GAGCTGGCCCAGCTCAGCGCTCAAGTGTCCGACACCGCCGTCATCCTGTCCATGGACAACAACCGGGAGCTGGACCTGAGCAGTATCATTGCCGAAGTCAAAGCTCAGTACGAGGACATCGCCAACCGGAGCCGTGCCGAGGCCGAGGCTTGGTACCAAACCAAG tttgaggagctgcaggcCACGGCTGGGAAACACGGTGATGACCTGCGCAACACGAAGGGTGAAATCTCAGAGCTCAACCGGCTCATCCAGAGGATCCGCTCCGAGATAGAGAACACAAGGAACCAG TGTGCAACCCTGCAGACGGCCATCGGAGACTCTGAGGAGCGCGGGGAGATGGCCCTCAAGGACGCCAAGGCAAAGATGATTGACCTGGAAGATGCTCTACAGAAAGCCAAGGCTGACATGGCCCGGCAGCTGCGGGAATACCAGGAGCTCATGAACGTCAAGCTGGCCCTGGACATCGAGATCGCGACCTACAGGAAGCTGCTGGAGGGCGAGGAGAGCAG GCTCAGTGGGGAGGGACTGAACCCCATCAGCTACT CAGTcatcagctccagctctggcattgctggaggagctggcttAGGAGGAGGATTTGGTGGACTGAGCCTGAGTGGAGGAGGCAGCGGAAGTGGTTTTGGCCTTGGAGGAGGTGGTGGAAGCAGCTTTGGTCTTGGAGGAGGTGTTGGAAATGGTTTTGGCCTTGGAGGAGGCGGTGGGAGCAGTTTCAGTCTTGGAGCTGgcggtggaggaggaggaggaggaagctaCAGTTTTGGAAGCGGAGGAGGACTTGGACTCGGGGCTGGAGGTGGTCTTGGAGGTGGATTTGGAGGAGGGAGTGgtctgggcactgctggcagctaCAGCCATGCCGGAGGCGGCAGCAGCACCCTGAGCACCAGCGGAGGGAATTTCAGCTCTGGAAGTGCAAAAGTCAACCCAGGTGTGAAAATCGTCTCCAAAACCTCCTCCAGCAAAAAGAGCATAAAAAGCCAAAGCCTGAAGAATGCCACAGAGCCAGAGTAA